A genome region from Yoonia vestfoldensis includes the following:
- a CDS encoding group I intron-associated PD-(D/E)XK endonuclease, with the protein MSQHSLHTFQPPAFTSDDVKRLTSLHGFPDITAIAVQHHAQQIGHAGECLHDSLLIRRGERLVPAPTGAPFDRVIFRPSAIVRIQVKTCATSSADGSFRFRMQKGFRHSGIGTKPYLDGDFDLAAFVCLSENTVFFSASTCANIRIPAARIPQLRANPYDSFDTAMSALGIAPLHDPDRPAQSASDQHPL; encoded by the coding sequence ATGTCACAGCACTCACTTCATACCTTCCAGCCGCCCGCTTTCACATCCGATGATGTCAAGCGCCTGACGTCGCTGCACGGCTTCCCCGACATTACCGCGATCGCGGTTCAGCATCATGCACAGCAAATCGGACACGCCGGCGAATGCCTGCACGATAGCCTCCTGATCCGGCGCGGCGAACGGCTTGTCCCCGCCCCAACCGGTGCTCCGTTTGATCGGGTTATCTTCCGCCCCTCCGCCATTGTTCGGATTCAAGTCAAAACCTGCGCCACAAGCAGCGCCGACGGTTCATTCAGGTTTCGGATGCAGAAAGGTTTTCGCCATAGCGGGATCGGTACAAAGCCCTATCTCGATGGGGATTTTGACCTCGCCGCATTCGTCTGCCTGAGCGAGAACACCGTGTTCTTTTCTGCCTCTACCTGCGCAAACATTCGGATACCCGCTGCACGTATCCCGCAGCTACGCGCCAATCCCTATGACAGCTTTGACACAGCCATGTCCGCGCTGGGAATTGCCCCGCTGCACGATCCCGACAGACCTGCACAAAGTGCGTCAGACCAACACCCCCTCTAG
- a CDS encoding rhodanese-like domain-containing protein, which yields MKLKQLLLATSVAFCINAVPAMAQEAAVEAMQEYMMFSEYESGIILPQQLDQTVFETALFVDTRDAGQFEEGTIPGAVNIEWREVLDRIDEIPEDRMTILFCNTGSLSAQAAFALRVAGRSNVVVMQTGFTGWQQDAAYKP from the coding sequence ATGAAACTCAAGCAACTACTCTTGGCGACCTCAGTCGCGTTCTGCATCAATGCTGTGCCCGCAATGGCGCAGGAAGCTGCTGTCGAAGCGATGCAAGAATATATGATGTTCTCGGAATATGAGTCCGGTATCATCTTGCCTCAGCAACTCGACCAGACCGTCTTCGAGACAGCACTCTTCGTCGATACCCGCGACGCGGGCCAGTTCGAGGAAGGCACGATCCCTGGCGCCGTCAACATCGAGTGGCGCGAGGTACTCGACCGGATCGACGAGATCCCCGAGGACCGGATGACTATCCTCTTCTGCAACACTGGCAGCCTGTCGGCTCAGGCGGCCTTCGCCCTGCGGGTTGCGGGGCGGTCGAACGTCGTCGTCATGCAGACTGGCTTCACCGGCTGGCAGCAGGATGCGGCCTACAAGCCGTAA
- a CDS encoding ArsR/SmtB family transcription factor, with product MSISPKLALLEEYALVARALSAPARLMLLEQLAQGERGVEALAEKTGLTIANCSQHLQQLRRAALVTSRRDGKAVIYRLTDANTLTLMDILRIVAERNLAQVERILRGLSGGEDAPEPVSREDLAARIAEGSVTVLDVRPADEYTAGHIPGALNMTLTDIERIVPMLDPAAEIVAYCRGPYCVYAHQAVTALRKRGFTARRLDGGLPEWREDGRPVLTEA from the coding sequence TTGTCAATCAGCCCGAAGCTTGCCCTCTTGGAGGAATATGCCCTCGTCGCGCGCGCCCTGTCCGCCCCGGCGCGGCTAATGCTCCTCGAACAACTCGCTCAGGGTGAACGCGGCGTGGAGGCGCTTGCGGAGAAGACGGGCTTGACCATCGCTAACTGCTCGCAACATCTGCAACAGCTCCGCCGCGCCGCCCTGGTCACCAGCCGCCGCGACGGCAAGGCAGTGATCTACCGGCTGACCGACGCGAATACGCTAACGCTGATGGACATTCTGCGCATAGTTGCGGAGCGGAACCTCGCGCAGGTCGAGCGCATCCTGCGAGGGCTTTCAGGCGGCGAGGATGCCCCCGAACCGGTAAGCAGAGAAGACTTAGCAGCCCGGATCGCCGAAGGTTCTGTGACCGTGCTCGATGTACGCCCCGCAGACGAATACACCGCAGGTCACATTCCGGGCGCGCTCAACATGACGCTGACGGACATCGAACGGATCGTCCCGATGCTCGATCCGGCCGCCGAAATCGTTGCTTATTGCAGGGGTCCCTACTGCGTCTACGCTCATCAGGCCGTGACCGCCCTGCGCAAGCGTGGATTTACCGCCCGACGCTTAGATGGCGGCCTACCAGAATGGCGCGAAGACGGGCGACCAGTGCTCACTGAAGCATGA
- a CDS encoding DUF927 domain-containing protein, whose protein sequence is MYFDDFELPPLPDEFPVATIHKSQPEDDAGFQRETIGGLPPGYEFVTRYGVINRLVGKKRERLCGPLKCLSHLKNASGTEAALLFAFIDREQNIKKLSVSADELMCRPSEVVAKFANHGLEIFGTAGQFAAFLKAWRPQHGRLMTKNVGWFKSEKQNAFILRSGDVLSPETDENVVIYTGQREALDASTTAGGLENWKKLVAAPAANNPALVFAISAALAAPLLDILNLNGGGFNLHSRTSAGKTTTLFAATSVWGDPASIPQWHGTQTGFEIAALRSNDNLFAIDEFKEGDLRSSTAIIYFILNGSGALRSDQNLSFRQPSKWCNIVLTTSESAFTTHFKNAKKEMPEGLTVRLADINIGKFKHGAFNDIGDFENAGKFSDVLRQNCSLHYGRAGPAFAERLVNLSNAPNCDDVFRKINKLHTRITQYLAESIPPKIELDGPYYRVLDVLACCVVAGLLATRCNILPWDRNEAIRSIIPIAKIWAEERSIAVVDMPTRLIRHLQDYIRKNTTRFADLDAGQSVEIQRQLGWFSDNRLDIKALELRSICGNIIPSETEAIKLLHASGILIPGGEARSLQHRASQKIDERRTRVYRLDLSILFPDENPF, encoded by the coding sequence ATGTATTTTGATGATTTTGAGCTGCCACCACTGCCGGACGAGTTTCCTGTCGCGACCATTCATAAATCGCAGCCTGAAGATGACGCTGGCTTTCAGAGAGAAACAATCGGGGGCCTGCCGCCTGGATATGAATTCGTTACTCGGTACGGCGTGATCAATCGTCTGGTTGGAAAAAAAAGGGAACGCCTCTGCGGACCATTGAAATGCTTGTCACATCTAAAAAATGCCTCCGGAACCGAAGCGGCTCTTCTGTTTGCATTTATTGACCGGGAACAAAACATCAAAAAATTGTCCGTGTCGGCAGACGAGCTAATGTGCCGACCGTCTGAGGTCGTCGCAAAATTCGCAAATCATGGTCTGGAAATTTTTGGGACTGCCGGCCAATTTGCTGCTTTTCTAAAAGCCTGGCGCCCTCAACACGGGCGCCTCATGACAAAAAATGTGGGCTGGTTCAAATCCGAAAAACAGAATGCTTTCATCCTGCGTAGCGGTGATGTCTTATCGCCTGAGACAGATGAAAACGTAGTAATCTATACCGGACAGCGTGAAGCTCTGGACGCATCAACGACGGCTGGCGGCCTAGAAAATTGGAAAAAACTCGTCGCTGCGCCGGCAGCAAATAATCCAGCCCTTGTGTTTGCGATCTCAGCGGCTCTTGCAGCTCCATTGCTAGACATTCTTAATCTGAACGGCGGTGGATTTAATCTGCATTCAAGAACATCTGCCGGGAAGACAACAACGCTCTTCGCTGCGACGAGCGTGTGGGGTGATCCGGCCTCAATACCGCAGTGGCATGGCACTCAAACGGGCTTTGAGATAGCAGCTCTCAGATCAAACGATAATCTGTTTGCGATCGACGAATTCAAGGAGGGCGATCTAAGGTCTTCCACGGCGATCATATATTTCATTCTGAATGGCTCTGGCGCTCTACGATCAGATCAAAACCTGTCTTTCAGGCAGCCGTCCAAGTGGTGCAATATCGTCCTGACCACCTCAGAGTCTGCGTTCACCACACACTTCAAGAACGCAAAAAAGGAAATGCCCGAGGGGCTCACAGTCCGTCTTGCGGATATCAATATTGGCAAGTTCAAACATGGCGCCTTCAACGATATTGGGGACTTCGAGAATGCGGGAAAGTTCAGCGATGTGCTGCGCCAGAACTGCAGCCTTCATTATGGACGCGCAGGACCCGCTTTTGCGGAGCGACTTGTGAACCTTTCGAATGCGCCGAATTGCGACGATGTCTTCAGGAAGATTAACAAGCTGCACACACGAATAACGCAGTATCTCGCAGAAAGCATTCCGCCAAAGATCGAACTGGATGGACCATATTACCGTGTGCTGGATGTCCTCGCATGTTGTGTGGTTGCAGGGCTTCTTGCAACCCGCTGTAATATTTTACCTTGGGACCGAAATGAAGCTATCCGATCTATCATCCCCATTGCGAAAATTTGGGCGGAAGAACGCAGCATAGCCGTCGTCGACATGCCAACGCGTCTCATCCGTCATCTGCAAGACTATATTCGCAAAAACACGACCCGCTTTGCTGACCTTGATGCCGGACAATCCGTTGAGATTCAGCGACAACTGGGTTGGTTTAGCGACAACAGGCTCGACATCAAAGCCTTAGAGCTTCGTTCAATCTGCGGAAACATTATCCCGTCTGAAACGGAGGCCATCAAGCTTTTACATGCATCTGGCATCCTCATCCCTGGAGGAGAGGCCAGGTCCCTGCAACACCGTGCGTCACAAAAGATAGATGAACGGCGTACACGCGTATATCGTCTGGATCTGAGTATTCTATTCCCAGATGAAAACCCGTTTTGA
- a CDS encoding DUF1499 domain-containing protein, which yields MPDTLARPLGFLSILLGVASIALLAVSVWGFRVGGWPWPQAYDLAGWGAWTAGAGVIAALAGLVVWLRRRRGGAGAVLLGLILSLPVAGLGAAFEIAARTTPPINDISTDNEDPPVFWFTATPSDYPAQNAESQRAAYPDVRPLDLSLPVDDAFAAALALVEDRGWEVLSADPAESQIEAIARSRLFGFEDEVAIRVAETDSGARIDMRSRSRLGQIDRGANARRIAAFLADLETVHTQHPN from the coding sequence ATGCCTGACACGCTTGCCCGCCCTCTGGGCTTCCTTTCGATCTTGTTGGGCGTCGCCTCAATCGCGCTTCTTGCAGTCTCTGTCTGGGGCTTCCGGGTGGGCGGTTGGCCTTGGCCGCAGGCCTATGACCTTGCCGGCTGGGGCGCCTGGACGGCGGGTGCCGGCGTCATCGCCGCGCTGGCCGGGCTGGTGGTCTGGCTCCGCCGCAGGAGGGGCGGCGCTGGCGCGGTCCTGCTGGGGCTGATCCTGTCGCTGCCCGTCGCGGGCCTTGGCGCGGCCTTCGAGATCGCCGCCCGCACCACGCCGCCGATCAACGACATCTCGACCGACAACGAAGATCCGCCCGTCTTCTGGTTCACCGCCACGCCCAGTGACTACCCCGCGCAGAACGCCGAGTCGCAGCGCGCCGCCTATCCGGATGTGCGCCCGCTGGACCTGTCGCTGCCCGTTGACGACGCGTTCGCGGCGGCGCTCGCCCTCGTGGAGGACCGCGGCTGGGAGGTGCTGTCGGCCGATCCCGCGGAGAGCCAGATCGAGGCCATTGCCCGAAGCCGCCTGTTCGGCTTCGAGGACGAGGTGGCGATCCGTGTGGCCGAAACCGACAGCGGCGCCCGCATCGACATGCGCTCGCGCTCGCGACTCGGCCAAATTGACCGTGGGGCTAACGCCCGACGGATTGCGGCGTTTCTCGCCGATTTAGAGACAGTTCACACGCAACATCCAAATTGA
- a CDS encoding bactofilin family protein — MVLLMFNKLLSQSSSGLPGDLATFPNGDRRRSVVHDGITINGNWESDGIVEFGGSIIGDVTADTLVVTENGQVRGNVRARNVTIAGSLDGTIYAVNVTLKRQARVSAQVQTQVITIDEGANIEGQVEAAPRNISDNRSCIT; from the coding sequence ATGGTGCTGCTGATGTTTAATAAATTGCTGTCACAATCGTCATCTGGCCTGCCGGGAGACTTGGCAACTTTTCCCAACGGGGACCGCCGTCGCTCGGTTGTGCATGATGGAATTACCATTAATGGAAACTGGGAGAGTGACGGGATCGTCGAGTTTGGTGGCTCTATTATTGGTGATGTGACCGCGGACACGCTCGTTGTGACCGAAAATGGCCAGGTTCGGGGTAATGTACGGGCCCGTAATGTGACGATAGCTGGTTCGCTTGATGGCACGATTTATGCGGTTAATGTGACACTCAAGAGACAGGCACGGGTTTCAGCACAGGTTCAAACGCAAGTCATTACGATAGATGAAGGCGCCAATATTGAAGGTCAGGTCGAGGCCGCGCCGCGGAACATCTCAGACAACAGGTCGTGCATTACATAG
- a CDS encoding AAA family ATPase has translation MMTTPLPTPNDQTSIHSTSTNTPDWQLFFEDCIALFSTAYPPSWAFNQTSVPMHGITEEDLPLQEVTETNEHSQMQHEDLSGSFDDLCATIEREIDGIDSDFDDTLHWTPLPAKAWQPKPVALLALLRLTRTFGTPDALGDALFTPGSLTLLSTGSSALEKVILKLIQYIIASDLISRPKVVDPLLLLGDEGVNSRARTPNTVLADLSEDLRHAIETRAPVTLITSIVGAAPPAIRDLQPDVISLAPLDRTMLHLLLAHAYPDMALPGDLLENLPEDSIVSRLSPDQLTLCLRAPEPRAAATNITQELTPSAKSGFRLDAFPLPQQLRAPLNQLISDLRGWQSGAIAWQDVSRGLLFAGPPGTGKTELARLIANEAGISVIAGSVASWQSSGGKSGDLVRAMKQDFARAAEMAPCLIFIDELDACGDRARNDHNASWVEFVVSALLECLDGFASTEGVIAIGATNYIDRIDAAIRRPGRFDHIIQISHPTPDLLPQAIRWHLQQDLPDIDLNGIAAQTVGMSGAEIGSMVRRARANARTAGRDLQLHDLRTALAQTRPALPKSLRWQIAVHECGHAITGTATGHTQPQMLALQNGGGITQQAFCQSGLHRQDLEAHLVVTLAGRAAEVLLVGQPSAGAGGATESDLSLATQTAIAMERSWGLGETRAWWGPPESVIRCLRDDGRLQAKIEAHLHRAEKRACQILQQNRVLLEEMATQLMETGLLTGAALTGFTDRVQVEAPTQSNPTPQKTQA, from the coding sequence ATGATGACAACGCCCCTGCCGACCCCGAACGACCAGACCTCCATCCACTCAACTTCTACGAACACCCCTGATTGGCAGCTGTTTTTCGAGGACTGCATCGCCCTGTTTTCCACCGCGTACCCGCCAAGCTGGGCATTCAATCAAACCAGCGTGCCGATGCACGGCATCACAGAGGAGGACTTGCCACTACAGGAAGTCACCGAGACCAACGAACACTCCCAAATGCAGCATGAAGATTTGTCTGGAAGCTTTGACGATCTCTGCGCAACAATCGAACGCGAGATCGACGGAATCGACAGCGATTTTGATGACACACTGCACTGGACACCCTTGCCCGCCAAGGCATGGCAGCCCAAACCTGTCGCCCTGCTCGCGCTGCTGCGCCTAACGCGGACCTTCGGAACGCCCGACGCCCTTGGCGACGCACTGTTCACGCCAGGCAGCCTAACCCTTCTAAGCACCGGATCATCCGCCCTGGAGAAGGTCATCCTCAAACTGATCCAGTATATTATCGCGTCGGATCTGATCTCGCGCCCCAAGGTAGTTGATCCCCTCTTACTCCTCGGGGACGAGGGGGTGAACAGCCGCGCCCGAACACCCAACACGGTGCTAGCCGACCTCTCGGAAGATTTGCGCCATGCAATCGAGACACGCGCCCCGGTGACGCTGATCACGTCTATTGTTGGAGCAGCACCACCGGCAATCCGCGACCTGCAACCCGATGTGATCTCACTTGCCCCCCTTGATCGCACCATGCTTCATTTGCTGCTCGCACACGCCTATCCCGATATGGCGCTTCCCGGTGACCTTCTGGAGAACTTGCCGGAGGATAGTATCGTGAGTCGCCTCAGCCCAGATCAGCTCACGTTGTGTTTGCGCGCCCCGGAGCCCCGCGCAGCGGCCACAAACATCACGCAAGAGCTCACCCCCTCGGCAAAGTCAGGGTTCAGACTGGACGCGTTTCCTCTGCCACAGCAGCTACGAGCACCACTGAACCAGCTCATTTCCGACTTACGCGGATGGCAATCCGGCGCAATCGCCTGGCAAGATGTGTCGCGTGGCCTGCTCTTTGCAGGCCCTCCAGGGACAGGCAAAACAGAACTCGCCCGTCTGATTGCCAACGAGGCAGGCATCTCTGTTATTGCAGGCTCGGTTGCCTCTTGGCAATCTTCGGGCGGGAAGTCTGGCGACTTGGTGCGCGCGATGAAGCAGGATTTCGCACGCGCTGCAGAGATGGCACCATGCCTGATCTTCATCGACGAACTTGACGCCTGCGGTGACCGCGCACGGAATGATCACAACGCAAGCTGGGTGGAGTTTGTCGTGAGCGCACTGCTTGAATGTCTCGATGGCTTCGCCAGCACCGAAGGGGTGATCGCGATTGGCGCCACCAACTATATTGATCGGATCGATGCTGCAATTCGCAGACCGGGGCGGTTCGATCACATTATCCAGATCAGCCATCCGACACCGGACCTCTTGCCGCAGGCCATCCGCTGGCATCTGCAGCAGGATTTACCCGACATCGATCTAAACGGGATTGCCGCGCAGACGGTGGGGATGTCTGGGGCCGAGATCGGTTCAATGGTGCGCCGCGCCCGCGCGAACGCCCGCACGGCCGGGCGTGATCTGCAACTGCATGATCTCCGCACTGCACTGGCACAAACCAGACCAGCACTTCCAAAATCGTTGCGCTGGCAGATTGCGGTGCACGAATGCGGCCATGCGATCACCGGCACAGCCACCGGCCACACTCAACCCCAGATGCTTGCGCTCCAAAACGGAGGCGGGATCACTCAGCAGGCTTTCTGTCAGTCCGGCTTACATCGTCAGGATCTGGAGGCGCACCTTGTTGTGACCCTTGCCGGGCGCGCAGCAGAAGTGCTGCTTGTCGGGCAACCTTCGGCCGGCGCGGGCGGCGCGACGGAAAGCGACCTCTCGCTCGCGACACAAACCGCCATCGCTATGGAGCGCAGCTGGGGGCTCGGCGAGACACGCGCCTGGTGGGGCCCACCAGAAAGCGTGATCCGCTGCCTTCGGGATGATGGCAGGCTCCAGGCCAAGATCGAAGCCCATCTTCACCGCGCCGAGAAACGGGCCTGTCAGATCTTGCAACAAAACCGCGTGCTGCTGGAAGAGATGGCCACGCAGTTGATGGAAACAGGCCTGCTGACAGGCGCCGCACTTACCGGTTTCACCGACCGCGTGCAGGTGGAAGCCCCTACACAGTCTAACCCCACCCCTCAAAAGACACAGGCCTGA
- a CDS encoding MFS transporter, which yields MTEHTLQRGIRENKIQVAHQLIQVMLVGFAIGMTRTVVPALAESEFGLERGSFLLLASFVVAFGAVKAVMNFVAGRWSERIGRKRVLFWGWVVALPIPVMIWYAPDWNWIVAATVLLGVNQGLCWSMTQTSKLDITKAEERGLTMGLNEFSGYVGVAIAGILTAYAAEWLGARTGLLVFGMAVVLLALVLTVVWVKDTLPWAKAETAAHKAAPPKSLPRYPEGVSEHPTTGEVFALMSWRDRRLFAISQAGLVEKFVDALVWALFPAFLVTQGASLTEVGWIVGTYGFVWGGSQLITGRLSDHVGRFWPNVLGMWICGAGVAMVVMGTGALWWSVSAGVAGFGMALLYPNLSAAVADITPPAWRGSAIGIYRFWRDFGYAIGALGLGLAASLTGAAEAAFWFVAISMFVSGGLLFWFSEETHPRLNPASPREIADA from the coding sequence ATGACGGAACACACGCTTCAACGCGGCATCCGCGAGAACAAGATCCAAGTCGCGCATCAGCTGATCCAGGTGATGCTGGTCGGTTTCGCAATCGGGATGACGCGGACGGTGGTCCCGGCGCTGGCCGAGAGCGAGTTCGGGCTCGAGCGCGGCTCGTTCCTGCTGCTGGCGTCCTTCGTCGTGGCCTTCGGTGCGGTGAAGGCGGTGATGAACTTTGTCGCCGGGCGCTGGTCCGAACGCATCGGGCGCAAGCGGGTGCTGTTCTGGGGTTGGGTTGTGGCGCTGCCTATCCCGGTGATGATCTGGTATGCGCCCGACTGGAACTGGATCGTCGCGGCGACCGTATTGCTCGGCGTCAATCAGGGCCTCTGCTGGTCGATGACGCAGACGTCGAAGCTCGACATCACAAAGGCCGAGGAACGCGGCCTGACCATGGGGCTGAACGAGTTCTCGGGCTATGTCGGCGTGGCGATCGCGGGCATCCTGACCGCCTATGCCGCCGAATGGCTGGGCGCGCGGACGGGGCTTCTCGTCTTCGGCATGGCCGTGGTCCTGCTGGCGCTAGTCCTGACGGTTGTCTGGGTCAAGGACACGCTGCCATGGGCCAAGGCGGAGACGGCCGCGCACAAGGCAGCCCCCCCGAAATCCCTGCCGCGCTACCCCGAAGGCGTGTCCGAGCATCCCACAACGGGCGAGGTCTTCGCGCTGATGAGCTGGCGCGACCGCCGCCTCTTCGCGATCTCACAGGCGGGGCTGGTCGAGAAGTTCGTCGACGCGCTGGTCTGGGCGCTGTTCCCCGCCTTCCTCGTGACACAGGGCGCGAGCCTCACAGAGGTCGGCTGGATCGTCGGCACCTACGGCTTCGTCTGGGGCGGCTCGCAGCTCATCACCGGGCGGCTGTCAGACCATGTCGGCCGGTTCTGGCCCAACGTGCTCGGCATGTGGATCTGCGGCGCGGGCGTGGCGATGGTGGTCATGGGCACCGGCGCGCTTTGGTGGTCGGTCTCGGCCGGGGTGGCGGGCTTCGGAATGGCGCTGCTCTACCCGAACCTCTCGGCGGCGGTGGCCGACATCACCCCGCCCGCATGGCGCGGCTCGGCCATCGGCATCTACCGCTTCTGGCGCGACTTCGGCTACGCCATCGGCGCGCTCGGCCTCGGCCTTGCCGCCAGCCTGACGGGCGCGGCCGAAGCCGCCTTCTGGTTCGTGGCGATCTCCATGTTCGTCTCCGGCGGCCTGCTGTTCTGGTTCTCCGAAGAAACCCATCCGCGGCTGAATCCTGCCAGCCCTCGGGAGATCGCAGATGCCTGA
- a CDS encoding recombinase family protein has protein sequence MTGQIRAAIYARFSTDMQRDASIDDQIRSCREYAARQGLTVVETYSDRAVSGASLMRSGMQKLLQDGRSGLFDVVISEGLDRLSRNQADIAQIYQTLLFADVMIETVAEGAISEMHIGLKGTMNAIFLKDLAVKTHRGLKGRALAGKSAGGLTYGYSAVNKVAANGEPIRGDRTINAEEAAVVRRIFQDYAKGLSPKKIAEALNIAHIPGPQGGNWGTSTIHGNRDRGTGVLNNELYIGRQIWNRLRYVKDPQTGKRISRLNPESDWVITDVPDLRIIDDDLWKQVRQRQGSLKSKGTGVPVWNRRRPRTLFSGLMECGCCGSGFSKIQKDSFGCSAARNKGEAVCTNKRLIKQTELEARVLDALANNLMDPEAVKVFCEAYTAERNRLAATATHNRAGIEKELASTKRDHGKLVDAIIAGVPADQVKDKMIALDDRRKDLEAKLAVADNPPAQVRLHPKMSQTYRERVAALIRGLAESEGMEEAREALRGLIEKVVLVPREEGSGLTIQLHGALASLLMLATGASTHQVARMASGAQNAKSSAVAEFQDYDIIDKLVLVAGVGFEPTTFRL, from the coding sequence ATGACGGGACAAATCCGAGCGGCGATTTACGCCAGATTTTCCACCGATATGCAGCGGGATGCGTCAATCGATGACCAGATCAGGTCATGCCGTGAGTATGCGGCGCGCCAAGGGCTGACGGTGGTCGAGACCTATTCGGACCGGGCCGTATCAGGCGCGAGCCTCATGCGGTCTGGTATGCAGAAGCTTCTGCAGGACGGGCGCAGCGGTTTATTCGATGTTGTCATCAGTGAAGGGTTGGACCGCCTGAGCCGCAACCAGGCAGACATCGCGCAGATCTACCAAACTCTTCTATTCGCCGACGTGATGATCGAGACCGTAGCGGAAGGCGCGATTTCAGAGATGCACATCGGCTTAAAAGGAACAATGAACGCCATTTTCCTGAAGGATTTGGCCGTCAAGACGCACCGGGGCCTCAAGGGCCGTGCTCTGGCGGGTAAATCCGCAGGCGGGCTTACCTATGGATACAGCGCGGTTAACAAAGTTGCTGCCAACGGTGAGCCAATCCGGGGCGACCGGACCATCAATGCAGAAGAAGCGGCCGTGGTCCGGCGGATTTTCCAGGACTATGCGAAGGGGTTGTCGCCCAAGAAGATTGCCGAAGCCCTTAATATCGCGCACATCCCTGGTCCCCAAGGCGGCAACTGGGGAACATCCACCATCCATGGCAACAGGGATCGCGGGACAGGGGTCCTAAACAATGAGCTCTATATCGGCCGCCAGATCTGGAACCGGTTGCGCTACGTCAAGGACCCACAAACTGGCAAGCGGATTTCTCGCCTGAACCCGGAAAGTGACTGGGTCATCACGGACGTACCAGACCTGCGCATCATCGATGATGACCTCTGGAAGCAGGTCCGCCAGCGACAAGGAAGCCTGAAGTCCAAAGGCACTGGCGTTCCTGTATGGAATCGACGGCGCCCTCGGACACTCTTTTCGGGGCTCATGGAATGCGGCTGCTGTGGATCAGGGTTTTCAAAGATCCAAAAAGACAGCTTTGGCTGCTCCGCGGCCCGCAACAAGGGCGAGGCAGTCTGCACCAACAAACGGCTTATCAAACAAACGGAACTGGAAGCCCGTGTTCTGGATGCGTTAGCCAATAACCTGATGGACCCGGAGGCCGTCAAGGTGTTCTGCGAGGCCTACACGGCGGAACGCAACCGACTGGCGGCGACAGCAACGCATAACCGCGCCGGGATCGAGAAGGAACTGGCCAGCACCAAACGCGACCACGGCAAACTGGTGGATGCGATCATCGCGGGCGTTCCTGCGGATCAGGTGAAGGACAAGATGATTGCGCTGGATGACCGGCGCAAGGATCTTGAGGCCAAACTTGCTGTAGCCGACAATCCCCCTGCCCAGGTTCGACTTCACCCGAAGATGTCCCAGACCTATCGGGAACGCGTGGCAGCCCTGATCCGGGGCCTCGCTGAGAGTGAGGGGATGGAGGAAGCCCGCGAGGCGCTACGGGGCCTGATCGAGAAGGTTGTGCTCGTCCCCCGCGAGGAGGGGTCAGGCCTGACGATCCAGCTTCACGGCGCCTTGGCGAGCCTCTTGATGCTGGCGACGGGGGCATCGACCCATCAGGTCGCCCGAATGGCCTCAGGGGCTCAAAACGCCAAAAGCTCCGCCGTGGCGGAGTTTCAAGATTATGATATCATTGACAAATTAGTGTTGGTTGCGGGAGTAGGATTTGAACCTACGACCTTCAGGTTATGA
- a CDS encoding sterol desaturase family protein translates to MSETILATEATIRLAIFLGVLAGMALWEVAAPRRRREIPRVIRWTNNLALVVVDTVILRLSFPILAVGLAVMAEDRGWGLFNNIDVPFWLAVVVSMLVLDLAIYLQHVMFHAVPGLWRLHRMHHADLDFDATTGLRFHPVEILISMGIKLAVVAALGPPAVAVLLFEVILNATALFNHANIDLPRPVDRVLRLIVVTPDMHRVHHSTDPRETNSNYGFNLPWWDRLLGTYIAQPAKGHEGMEIGIEQFRTRRDLWLDRMLIQPVRGPASGHALDRRITTKEPAE, encoded by the coding sequence ATGTCCGAGACCATCCTTGCCACTGAGGCGACGATCCGCCTTGCCATCTTTCTGGGTGTTCTGGCGGGCATGGCGCTGTGGGAAGTGGCGGCCCCGCGGCGCAGGCGAGAAATCCCGCGCGTCATCCGTTGGACGAACAACCTTGCTCTGGTGGTGGTGGATACGGTCATCCTGCGGCTGAGTTTTCCGATCCTCGCGGTCGGTCTGGCCGTCATGGCCGAGGATCGTGGCTGGGGCCTGTTCAACAACATCGACGTACCTTTCTGGCTTGCCGTCGTCGTCTCCATGCTCGTCCTCGACCTGGCGATCTACCTTCAGCACGTGATGTTCCATGCGGTGCCGGGGCTCTGGCGGCTGCACCGGATGCACCACGCCGATCTTGATTTTGACGCCACGACCGGCCTGCGCTTCCATCCCGTGGAGATCCTCATCTCCATGGGGATCAAGCTGGCGGTGGTCGCGGCGCTCGGACCGCCCGCCGTCGCGGTGCTGTTGTTCGAGGTGATCCTAAACGCCACCGCGCTTTTCAACCACGCCAACATCGACCTGCCTCGCCCGGTGGACCGCGTGCTGCGCCTCATCGTCGTGACGCCGGACATGCACCGCGTCCACCATTCCACCGACCCGCGCGAGACCAACTCGAACTACGGCTTCAACCTGCCGTGGTGGGACCGGCTTCTGGGAACCTACATCGCCCAACCGGCCAAGGGGCATGAGGGGATGGAGATCGGCATCGAGCAATTCCGCACGCGCCGCGACCTGTGGCTTGACCGAATGTTGATTCAGCCCGTCCGCGGCCCTGCATCAGGCCATGCGCTTGATCGACGCATTACTACGAAGGAACCGGCGGAATGA